The DNA segment ACCTGGATTTTGTCTATTGTAGTAAACATCGGTATGTGGTTTGAGCGTTTTGTAATTATCGTGACTTCATTACACCGTGATTATATCCCTTCAAGCTGGGCCATGTTCTATCCGTCGTGGGTAGATGTGAGTGTCTTTGTAGGATCGATAGGAGTATTCTTTACCTTGTTCTTATTGTTCCTGCGGGTTTTACCTTCAATTGCAATTGCAGAGGTTAAATTGCTGCTGAAGAGTGCAAGTGAGCAGGCTAAACTGGAGCAGATTAAAGGTGGACATTTAGATAAAGAACATGTATCGGAATACGTGGAGTCTTTAGAAAAATTTGATAGTGTTAAACAAGAAGAATACGCAAAAATATAACAATGAATAATATCAAATATATTTTAGGCAGTTTTGGTGATCCTGATGAAATGATGCATGGCATCGAAAAGCTGCAGGAAAACAACATTAAGATACATGATGTTTATACACCAATGCCTATACACGGCATAGAAGCTAAATTAGGGGTTAAACGTTCAAGGCTAGATATTGCTGCATTCTTTTTTGGAATAACAGGAACCTGTACCATGCTTACGTTTGTATATTTTGCAGCTGCTTACGACTGGCCGATCAATATTGGTGGTAAGCCACATTTTGCCCTGCCGGATTTTATTCCGATTACATTTGAGCTAACCATATTATTTTGTGCTTTTGGTTTGGTAGGCTCTTACTACGCATCGACACATTTATTTCCTGGAAGAGCACCGAGGGTGATGGATTTAAGGGCAACTGATGACAGGTTCATCATTGCGATTGATGCAAAAGAAAATACCGAGCACAGTAAGATAGATGATTTATTAAAGCAAGCGGGTGCTTTGGAAGTAAAGCATAATGAAAGGAAGTATGTTAGCTATGAATAAGAATAAAGTAGTTTTAGCCTCATTTTGTATTCTTGCAGGTGCTGTTATGTTCACAGCATGTAAGGATAAAAGAAGTACAGGTTTAGAATACGCCAGAAACATGTATGATCCGATTGCGCTTAATCCGGACCAGCCAGTTTCTACTACGAATGACTATTTAAAAAGTTTTAAAGGTCAGACTGCCCAGACGCCACCGGCAAATACTACTCCGGTAGGGTTTGATCGGTATGATGACTACCCGAATACCAAGGAAGGTTATGAAGCGGCCGGAGCCAATCTGGTTAATCCTCTTCCTGCGACAGCAGCAAATCTGGAATCAGGTAAACACTATTTCAAAGTATTTTGTTCTCCATGTCATGGTGAGCAGGGCGATGGACAAGGTCACCTGGTTAAAATTGAAAAGTTCAATGGTGTTCCTTCTTATCATGGTGATGCAGCTTCTTCACGTGGCGGTCTGATGAAAGATTTAACAGCAGGAAAAATTTATCATACAATTGAGTATGGTTTAAATAATATGGGATCACATGCCTCTCAGCTATCTCCTGAAGAAAGGTGGAAAGTAGTGATGTATGTTCAACAATTACAAAAAATACAATAGAAAAGCACAATATAAATGGGAACTCACAATTATAATTTAACTGAGCAGTTTGAGTTTACAGGTAAAGCCAAAACTTTAAGCATCGTTGCTATTGTAATAGGTATAGCAGCTATAGGTTATGGTTTTTCGGCAGAGGCGCTTCATGAGCGTACTTTTGCCAACTTGTTGCTGATGGCTTATTACTTTGCATGTGTATGCATGTCGGGAGCATTTTTCCTGGCTGTTCAATTTGTAGCACAGGCGGGTTGGTCTGCTTCTATACTACGTGTACCTCAGGCCATGGCCAGAGTTTTACCTATAGCCGTAATCATCTTATTGGTGGTAATGGGCTTAGGTTTATATACACATAATTTGTACCATCACTGGCATGCTGATGGATTAACAGATGTCAATAGTCCGAACTATGATAAACTGATTGACGGTAAGTCGGCTTTCTTAAACGTGCCTTTCTTTATGGCGCGCCAGGTGATCTTCCTGGGGGTTTATTCGATATTTGCCATGTTGCTATCCAAGTTATCTGCAAACGAAGATCTGGAAGGCGGTTTGAATGCTTACAGAAAAAGCTTCAAATATTCATGTATTTTCCTGGTAATTTATGGATTTACTACACCAATATTTGCTTTTGATACCGTAATGTCTTTAGAGGCACACTGGTTCTCGACCATGTTTGGCTGGTACAATTTTGCTGCCATGTGGGTAAGCAGTCTGGCTACCATAGCGATCATTATCATCCTGTTGAGAAAAGCAGGTTATATGAGCTGGGTAAACAACAGTCACCTGCACAATTTAGGACAGTTTATATTCGGTTTCTCTATTTTCTGGACCTATGTATGGTTTGCACAGTTCCTGTTGATTTACTATGCCAACATGCCTGAAGAGACTGTGTATTTTTACAAAAGGTTTGAGCACTATGAGTTCTGGTTTTACCTGAACCTGATCCTGAACTTTTTAGCGCCTGTATTGCTGTTGATGGATAGGGACAATAAAAGACAGGAGAATATTTTACTTACCGTATCGATAGTTGTTTTATGCGGTCACTGGGTTGATTATTATCAGATGATTATGCCAGGAACAGTGGAAGAACACCATGGGTTTGGTATAATAGAAGTGGGTACTGCAATAGGTTTTGTAGGTTTGTTTACTTTTACTGTTTTAAATGCGTTGAGTAAGAAACCATTGATTGCAAAGAACCATCCGTTTTTACAAGAGAGTTTAAATCATCACTTGTAGCAGGCGGCTTTATAGCGTATAATAAATAATAGTATAAATAGAAGTACATCGTTACTACTTTTAAGGAAATGAGTTTAAGAAAATTTATAAGTAACAAAACAATAGCGGCACTGGCAGTAATCATGACTGCATTTGCAAATACCAGCGCATTTGCCCAGGCTGCAGCTGCTGAGACCGCTAAGAAGCCCGTAGATATGGGACCGGTTTATAAATCGGCAATATTTTATGCCATGGCCTTCCTGCTGCTATGTTTATTCATAGCTATTATCGGAAAGGCATTAAAGGTATATGAGTTGACCAGAGCGGCTCAGGATAAACCTAAAGGCATCAACTGGAATGCAGTTAACGGAGTACTTTTTGCATTGTTCCTGATTGTAGGTTTATATGGTGTATATTGGGAATATACGGTTCATGGCAATATGATCCTCCCTGATGCAGCATCAGAACATGGTGAGAAGATTGATCAGATGTTTAACATTACGCTGATCCTTACCACCATCGTTTTTATCGCTACACATATTCTTTTATTTGGTTTTGCTTATATCTACAAACACAGTGGTAAAAGAAAAGCTTACTATTATCCACACAACAATACTTTAGAACGTGTATGGACAATTATTCCTGCACTGGTATTAACAGTACTGGTATTGATGGGCTTCCTTACCTGGAGATCAATCTTTTATAAGATTGAAGATCCGAACAACAAGCCCATCAGTATTGAGATTACTTCTTCACAGTTTGCATGGGCGATCCGTTATCCGGGAGCAGATGGAATTGTTGGTTTAAAGAACTACAAGCTGATCAATTCTATCAATGCATTGGGTATTGACTTTAAAGATAAGAACAACCTTGATGATCAGTCGGCCGATGAAATGGTAATTCCTGTGAATAAACCAGTTCGTTTAATCCTGACGAGTAAGGACGTGATCCACAGTTTTTACATGCCGCATTTCAGGGTTCAGTTGAACACTGTTCCGGGTATGACCTCATATTTTGAGTTTACGCCAACCATTACTACAGAAGAAATGAAGGCTAAGACCAATGACCCGACTTTCAAATATTTGTTCTTATGTAACAAGATTTGTGGTGATGGTCACTATAAAATGCAAAAGGAAGTTAAGGTGGTTTCTATGGCTGAATATGAGGCATGGGTGAAAAAACAACCTGCTTATTTAACTGACGATTTGAGGAAAGAATTTAACCTGCCCGTAGCAGCACCTGTTACTGCACCGGCAGATACAGCAGCAAAGGATACATCTGCAGTTAAAACCAATCAATTAGCTTTAAAAAATTAATAATACTGGAATAGCACATTATGTCAACTATATCATTACACGATACACATAACCACGATAACCATGATGATCATGGGCATCACAAAGAGACCTTCTTAACGAAGTATGTCTTTAGTCAGGATCATAAAATGATTGCCAAGCAGTTCCTGATAACGGGTATTATTATGGCTGTTATTGCGATGGGCCTTTCGATTCTGTTCCGTTTGCAACTGGCCTGGCCTGATAAAGACTTCCCTATTCTGGAGACTTTCTTAGGAAAATGGGCTGAGGGTGGACGTATTAAACCCGACTTTTATCTTGCATTGGTTACCATACATGGTACCATTATGGTATTCTTTGTACTGACAGCAGGATTAAGTGGTACTTTCAGTAATTTATTAATTCCGCTTCAGATTGGTGCAAGGGATATGGCCTCGCCCTTCCTGAACATGCTTTCTTACTGGTTCTTCTTCATGGCCTGTGTGATCATGATGAGTTCATTCTTTATACAAACCGGACCAGCGAGTGCCGGATGGACAGTTTATCCGCCATTATCTGCCTTGCCAACTGCGATTAGCGGCTCAGGTTTAGGGATGACACTCTGGTTGATCAGTATGGTGCTTTTTGTGGCTTCATCTTTAATGGGTGGTATCAATTATGTAAGTACGATATTGAACATGCGTACCAAGGGGATGGACCTTTGGAAAATGCCTCTGACGATCTGGGCATTCTTCCTGACAGCTGTGCTGGGTATTTTATCTTTCCCTGTATTGGTTGCGGGTGTGGTTTTATTGATCTTCGACAGGAGTTTCGGTACCAGTTTCTACCTTTCTGATATCGTTATGGGTACGCAGATCCTTCCCAATGAAGGGGGATCACCAATTTTATGGCAGCATTTGTTCTGGTTCCTGGGGCACCCTGAGGTATACATCGTAATTATGCCGGCCATGGGATTGTCTTCAGAGATCATGTCTGTAAATGCAAGAAAACCAATTTTTGGTTACCATGCGATGATCTATTCCCTGATCGGTATTACCATCTTATCATTTATCGTATGGGGACACCATATGTTTGTAACGGGAATGAATCCGCTGCTTGGTGGTGTATTTATGATCACTACACTGATCATTGCAGTGCCGTCGGCAGTGAAGACCTTTAACTGGCTGGCCACCTTATGGAGGGGTAACATCAGGTTTACACCTGCCATGTTGTTTGCCATTGGTATGGTTTCTTTCTTTATTTCAGGTGGTTTAACAGGTATTTTCCTGGGTAATGCTTCCCTGGATATCAACCTTCACGATACTTATTTTGTTGTGGCCCACTTCCACCTGGTAATGGGATCAGCAGCTATCTTTGGTATGCTTGCGGGTGTGTATCATTATTTCCCTAAGATGTTTGGAAGGATGATGAGCAAAAAATTAGGTTATCTGCATTTCTGGATTACTTTTGCCTGTGCTTACCTGGTATTCTTCCCATTGCACTTTTTAGGATTGGATGGGGTTCCGCGTCGTTATTATGCATTTACTGAGTTTGAATTTATGCACAAATGGGTTACAGTGAACATTTTGGTGACCTGGTCGGCCATTATCGCTGCACTGGCTCAGGTAGCTTTCTTATTTAACTTCTTCTATTCTATCTTTAAAGGTAAAGTAGCTACCCAGAATCCTTGGGGAGCAAATACTTTAGAGTGGACTACCCCGGTGGAGCGTCTGCATGGTAACTGGCCAGGAGAGATCCCAACAGTTTACCGCTGGCCTTACGATTATAGCAAGCCAGGAGCGGAGGAAGACTTTATTCCTCAAACTGTTCCTTTCTCGCAAACAATGAACTCAAATATGCCGCATGATTTTGAAGGCAACAGCGAGTCGGAACGCATACAAAGGGAATGGGAAGCAAAGAACACTCCTGAAGATGCGCCAAAATTAGATTAATACGTAGTATCTATATACAATGGGGTATCTGCAGTAGGTAAATACTTACAACAGGTACCTCATTTTTTTTTAATCAGACACATACCATGGTTCCTAAATCTGAAACGAGATTTATCAGGCTAAACCTTATCACAATAGTTGTAACCTTACTGCTTATTTTAGCTGGTGGTATAGTACGCAGCACTGGCTCTGGTATGGGCTGTCCCGACTGGCCGAAATGTTTTGACCAGTATGTCCCACCCACTTCTGCATCACAGCTTCCGCACGATTATAAAGAGAAATATGTAGCAGAGCGCGTTGCTAAAAATGAACGCTTTGCGAAGACGCTGGATAAGATGGGAAAAGGACACCTGGCCGACAGCATCAGACATGATGAATCTATTCTGATGCCGGAAACGTTTAATGCGGCGAAAACCTGGACAGAGTATATTAACAGGTTGATGGGTGCAACAACAGGTTTGCTGTTATTGGGGCTTGTAGTGTATTCATTTACTTACAGGAGCAGGGCCAGAAGGATCATTGTGCTCAGTCTGCTGAATCTGGTAGTTGTTGGTTTTCAGGCCTGGCTGGGTTCTATTGTAGTATCTACCAATCTGATGCCATGGATTGTAACTGTACATATGCTGCTTGCCCTGGTTATTTTAGGGATATTGGTTTATACCTATAATTATGCACGGGAGCTGGACAGGCAGGCCATCATGATTATGGGCAAGCTGGTTTGGCTTAAAGCGCTGATTTTTGGGGCCATAGTGTTAAGTGTGGTCCAGATTGTATTGGGTACAGAGGTTAGGGAAGCCATAGATGCAATAGCCAAACAGCTGATGTATAACAACAGGGCCAGCTGGGTTGCTAAAGTGGGGGATGTATTTTCTTACCACCGTGACCTGGCTATGCTGGTACTGATCTTGAATATTATTGTTTATAAAATAGTAAAAGATAAGTTTAGCGGTAAGGCTACGGCATTGCGGGTTGGTGGGGCTGTTGGGATAGTTTTGATCATTCAGATTGTAACCGGACTATTATTGTCTAACTTTGCGCTGCCGCCTTACGCACAGGCGATGCATATTTTATTTTCGACACTTTTATTTAGCTTACAATATTATTTGTATTTGTTGGTTTACAGAACAAATACCTATAACCAACAGGATTAATTATATATAAATTGAAACATTTTTTTTCAGATTTCTCTAAACTCATCAAATTCAGGCTCACCTTTCTGGTGGTGTTCTCTGCATCAATTACTTTTTTAATTGGTCAGAAGGCGCAGATCTATAGGGGGGAACTGGATGGGATTAACTGGATGAACTGGCTGATATTGGTTGCAGGAGGGTTTTTAGTGACGGGGGCAGCGAACTGTTTTAATGAGATCATAGAAAAGGATCTGGATAAATTGATGACCCGGACTAAAGACAGGCCTATGCCTGCAGGTCGTATGACTACCGGACAAGGCCTGGTACTGGGTTTAATTATGGGTATGCTGGGCACCTGGCTTTTGGGTAAACTTAATCTGGAGACAGGGATCTTGTCTGTATTCTCTATCCTGTTATATGCTTTTGCTTACACGCCTTTAAAGCGTAAATCGCCGGTAGCTGTATTTGTTGGCGCTATACCAGGCGCATTGCCGCCTTTACTTGGCTATCTGGCCTCATTTGGCAATGCCACACATTTTGTACCGATGGACTATACGATAGCAGGCATTTTGTTTCTGGTGCAGTTTGTATGGCAATTCCCACATTTCTGGGCAATTGCATGGGTGCTTGATGACGACTATAGCAAGGCCGGTTTCCGGCTTTTGCCAACTACCAAAAGGGATAAGACAAGTGCTTTTATTACTTTTTTAAGTACGTTGATATTGATTCCGGTAAGTTTGCTGCCAACGTTTTATGGCTTTGGTGGCTATTATATCGGAGGGGTTTCATTGATGGCAAGCCTTGTTTTTGCATGGCTTGGTTTTAAATTGTGGGTAAAACTGGATCTGGCGAGTGCAAGGAAGGTGATGTTTTGTTCCTTTTTTTACCTGCCCCTGGTACAGTTGGTTTTATTATTTGATTTTTTAGCTAAATAGATTTAAATGGTACATACACTGAAAGAGCAAGATTTAAAGATGGGAACGGAATTTAATGCAAAGCCAAAAAAATTCGTTCTTTGGTTATTTGTTGTCTCGTCGACCATTATGTTTGGTGGATGGACGAGTTATTATATCGTGTTCTCTGCCTCGAAGGGCAAAGGGCATGGATTGGTATTGCCCGATGTTTTTATATACAGTACTGCGGTATTGGTGGCCAGCAGCATCTGTCTTTTTTTAGCCTCTAGGGCCTTAAAAGTAGGGAATACGGGTAGTCAGAAGTTATTTTTATGGGCAACAATGGCTTTAGGCTGTGTGTTTGCCTATCTGCAGTTTGATGCCTGGAGCGTCTTGTTCCATACCGGTGCAGCCATGGTGAACAACAATGCGGCCATTTCTATGATCTATATTGTGTCTGGCTTTCACCTGTTGCACATTTTTGCGGGTTTATGTATTGTATTGAATGCCCTGATCGGGGCTTATAAAGAGATGTCTTTAGAGCAGCGCAAGTACCGGATGGAAATCGCTTCTATATTTTGGCATTTTATAGATATATTATGGATATATCTGTATGTTTTTTTACTTTTGAACAGTTAGAATTTTTAACAAACTATTACTATTTACAAAATGAGTTCATTATCACAATTAGATCAGGTAAAAACCACTCCATGGAGCGGAGGCCGCTCGCCGTGGTCTGTAGAGTACGGCAAAATAATGATGTGGTTTTTTCTGGTTTCTGATGCATTCACATTTTCGTCATTACTGATCTATTACGGAGCGCAGCGCTTTAGTAAGTTTACCTGGCCAGATCCGGATCTGGTTTTTCAATCCATTCCGGGTATAACCGACAGTGGTGCACCACTTGTATTCGTGGGTCTGATGACTTTCATCCTGATCATGAGCTCTGTAACAATGGTACTGGCAGTTGAGGCCGGGCACAGACGTTCTAAAAAAGAAGTGATCTGGTGGATGGTGGCAACCATTATAGGTGGTTTAATGTTCCTTGGCTGTCAGGCTGCTGAATGGACGCATTTATTCCACGAAGGTTTTGGATGGGGTAAAATTCCTCCTATGGAGACTTTGCACCACCTGTTTACCGGTGAAGTATCTACGGTATCTGCACTGCAGTTCTCAAACCTGTTTTTCACAATAACCGGATTTCACGGATTTCACGTATTTAGTGGGGTGATCATTAACATCATCATTTTATGTATGACCATTAATGGTTCATTTGAAAAACGCGGTCACTACCTGATGGTTGAAAAAGTTGGTTTATACTGGCACTTTGTAGACCTTGTTTGGGTATTTGTGTTCACCTTCTTCTATTTAGTTTAATTTTTCTCAATCAAGATATTATGTCAGAATTACATAACGAACACGCACATAACGAACATGCACACGGGGAGCATGCAGGTTTAGACAAAAAGAAAATTTGGCAGGTATTTGGAATTCTGCTGGCCATTACTGTAATTGAGTTTATCATTGCCTTATGGGCAATTCCAGGCGGACATATGCCTCAGCATATCGGTAATTATGTTTATATCGCTTTAACTTTATTAAAGGCCTTTTATATAGTTGCTTATTTTATGCACCTTAAATACGAGAAGGTTGGGCTTCAGGTTTCACTGACTGTCGTTTTTATTTTTATCTTTTACTTTATTGTATTGATGCTAATTGAAGGCGGATACTTACACCTGCATATGCCCTTGGTTTAATGAAGGCAGCTTCCATAAAGAAAATTTTAATCCTGGTCACCATATTAGCGGTACCAGGATTTTTATATAATTTACTAGTGGAAAAGGGTAAGAACCGTTATAAGCCACTGCCTTTTTTTGGGCCTAAAGAAGTGGCTTCAACATTCCACTCTGTACGGGGGAAACAGGTGCCGGATACCGTTTATCACCAGGTGGGTGATTTTAAACTGCTGAACCAAAATGCGGACACCATAACGGTAAAGCAATACGATGGCAAAATAGTTGTGCTAAACCTTTTTTACACCCAAGGCGATACCTATAGTGTTAATGTAGCAAACAAAGCCATGAAAGCTTTTGAAACAACTTACCATAAAAATAAAGTTGTGAATTTTGTAGGCTTAAGCATTGATCCGAAAAACGATACGCCTGAGGTTCTGAACAAATACGCTACTGTACTTGCTGCAAAACCCGGAAAATGGGATTTACTTACCGGAGACAGCACAACCATATATAACCTGATCAACAAGGGCTTATTTATAGATGCCCATAAGGAAGTTGTAAACGGCCTGCCGAAATTTGTATACAGCAATATGTTTGTTTTGCTGGATTATCAGCACCGGATCAGGGGGTATTATGAAGCCAGCAGCCAGGAAGCCCTGGCCAAACTGGATGATGAGATCAAGGTATTGATTACCGAAGAATTAAGAAACAATGAGGACGGAAGATAGTGTGTATTAAATATGACAGCAAATAACAATTCAGTTGAACAGAAATATAATAAATGGATCATTTTGTTATCTATTGTTATCCCGGTAGCCGTAGCGGTATTGTTCTATGTTAAAATCCCCAATGCAAGCCCTTTGCCCTTTTTGCCCCCAATTTATGCGACCATAAATGGCATTACCGCGGTATTGCTGGTGATGGCCGTAATGGCGGTTAAGAAGGGAAAACGGAAACTGCATGAGAACTTAATGAAGCTTGCCATTGGCTGTTCGTTATTGTTCCTGGTCATGTATATCGCTTATCACATGACCACCCCATCTACAAAGTTTGGCGGAGAAGGTACCATCAAATATGTTTATTATTTTGTTCTACTGACACACATACTTTTATCTATTGTCATCATACCCCTGGTGCTGATCACTTATGTAAGGGCTTTGGCCGAACGTTTTGATAAGCATAAAAAAATTGCAAAGATCACTTTTCCACTCTGGTTGTATGTTGCAGTTACTGGTGTTGTAGTATACCTGATGATCTCTCCTTATTATAATTTTTAGGCCTGGCTGTTTTTTAATACACATTGAAATGGTTTTTAGCTGGCACATGCCGGCTTTTTTCAAAATATTACTAAATTGCGTTTATAAGGGGGATTGTCTGTTGATTTCTTCCGCTATCGTATTAACGAAATAATAAGACTCATGGCTGCCCGCGGTGTAATTTATGATTTAGCAGGCGAGCAACAATTGTTGCAACAGATTGCCATGGGTAACGAAACTGCTTTTAAACTGATTTTTGAAACTTACCGGTCCCGCGTCTTTACATTTGTAGTCAATTTTATCCATTCTACAGCAGATGCGGAAGAGATTGTTCAGGATACCTTTCTTAGCCTCTGGCAAAATAGAGACAGCCTGGTAAAAGTAGAGCATCCCAGAAATTACATTTATACGGTAGTTCGCAATAAAACTTTACGTTACCTGAGTAACGTTGCCCGCGACGAAAAAATGTTAAAAGTTGTTTGGGCAAATATGCAGGTAGAGGTTAACCCTACCGAAGAGGCCCTGTTAATGAGAGAAAGCAGGGCGCTGATAGACAAGGCGCTTTCTACACTGCCTGCGCAAAAACAACAAGTATTCAGGATGTGCCGGGAAGAGGGGATGAGCCACGAGGACATTGCGCTTGAAATGGGCCTGTCCAAAAGCAGGATAAAAAATATCATGGTAGAAGTATTGCGGTATATAAAAATATTTCTCAATCAAAATTCAGCGATTCCAGCCATCATTCTGGCCTTTTATCTTTTTTTTATAAAATAATTCAATTCCAGGCGGTCCTTTAAGCCCTTCTATGTAACTATACTATATAACCCACACCAATAGCGGGTTATATATTCTTGATGAACAGAACAAAAGAGCAGTTTGAAAAGCTGTTAAATAAATACATTGATAAATCCTGCAGCCTTGAAGAACTTAAGGAGCTGTTTTCCTATATGGAGCTTCCGGAATACGAAGAACGTCTGAAAATCATCATGGATGAAAACTATACAAGCCTGGTGCCGGGAACTGCTGCTGAGCAGGTAGACTGGGAGGAGATGTTTGCTACGATTACAGGTACTTCGACACCTAAAAAAGTAAGACCATTATGGGCAGTAATGATTCCGGTGGCCGCCGCTGTTTTGCTCATTTTGTCTGTCGGCATTTTGATATGGGGCAACCAGGGACAAGTTAAAGATAGCAGTGGGGCCCCTGCGGCAAAGCTAAAAAAGGATATTGCCCCTGGTGGAAAC comes from the Pedobacter heparinus DSM 2366 genome and includes:
- a CDS encoding cytochrome c oxidase subunit 3; this encodes MVHTLKEQDLKMGTEFNAKPKKFVLWLFVVSSTIMFGGWTSYYIVFSASKGKGHGLVLPDVFIYSTAVLVASSICLFLASRALKVGNTGSQKLFLWATMALGCVFAYLQFDAWSVLFHTGAAMVNNNAAISMIYIVSGFHLLHIFAGLCIVLNALIGAYKEMSLEQRKYRMEIASIFWHFIDILWIYLYVFLLLNS
- a CDS encoding COX15/CtaA family protein, which codes for MVPKSETRFIRLNLITIVVTLLLILAGGIVRSTGSGMGCPDWPKCFDQYVPPTSASQLPHDYKEKYVAERVAKNERFAKTLDKMGKGHLADSIRHDESILMPETFNAAKTWTEYINRLMGATTGLLLLGLVVYSFTYRSRARRIIVLSLLNLVVVGFQAWLGSIVVSTNLMPWIVTVHMLLALVILGILVYTYNYARELDRQAIMIMGKLVWLKALIFGAIVLSVVQIVLGTEVREAIDAIAKQLMYNNRASWVAKVGDVFSYHRDLAMLVLILNIIVYKIVKDKFSGKATALRVGGAVGIVLIIQIVTGLLLSNFALPPYAQAMHILFSTLLFSLQYYLYLLVYRTNTYNQQD
- a CDS encoding cytochrome c oxidase subunit I — protein: MSTISLHDTHNHDNHDDHGHHKETFLTKYVFSQDHKMIAKQFLITGIIMAVIAMGLSILFRLQLAWPDKDFPILETFLGKWAEGGRIKPDFYLALVTIHGTIMVFFVLTAGLSGTFSNLLIPLQIGARDMASPFLNMLSYWFFFMACVIMMSSFFIQTGPASAGWTVYPPLSALPTAISGSGLGMTLWLISMVLFVASSLMGGINYVSTILNMRTKGMDLWKMPLTIWAFFLTAVLGILSFPVLVAGVVLLIFDRSFGTSFYLSDIVMGTQILPNEGGSPILWQHLFWFLGHPEVYIVIMPAMGLSSEIMSVNARKPIFGYHAMIYSLIGITILSFIVWGHHMFVTGMNPLLGGVFMITTLIIAVPSAVKTFNWLATLWRGNIRFTPAMLFAIGMVSFFISGGLTGIFLGNASLDINLHDTYFVVAHFHLVMGSAAIFGMLAGVYHYFPKMFGRMMSKKLGYLHFWITFACAYLVFFPLHFLGLDGVPRRYYAFTEFEFMHKWVTVNILVTWSAIIAALAQVAFLFNFFYSIFKGKVATQNPWGANTLEWTTPVERLHGNWPGEIPTVYRWPYDYSKPGAEEDFIPQTVPFSQTMNSNMPHDFEGNSESERIQREWEAKNTPEDAPKLD
- a CDS encoding SCO family protein — protein: MEKGKNRYKPLPFFGPKEVASTFHSVRGKQVPDTVYHQVGDFKLLNQNADTITVKQYDGKIVVLNLFYTQGDTYSVNVANKAMKAFETTYHKNKVVNFVGLSIDPKNDTPEVLNKYATVLAAKPGKWDLLTGDSTTIYNLINKGLFIDAHKEVVNGLPKFVYSNMFVLLDYQHRIRGYYEASSQEALAKLDDEIKVLITEELRNNEDGR
- a CDS encoding cytochrome c oxidase subunit 3; the encoded protein is MSSLSQLDQVKTTPWSGGRSPWSVEYGKIMMWFFLVSDAFTFSSLLIYYGAQRFSKFTWPDPDLVFQSIPGITDSGAPLVFVGLMTFILIMSSVTMVLAVEAGHRRSKKEVIWWMVATIIGGLMFLGCQAAEWTHLFHEGFGWGKIPPMETLHHLFTGEVSTVSALQFSNLFFTITGFHGFHVFSGVIINIIILCMTINGSFEKRGHYLMVEKVGLYWHFVDLVWVFVFTFFYLV
- a CDS encoding DUF3341 domain-containing protein; protein product: MNNIKYILGSFGDPDEMMHGIEKLQENNIKIHDVYTPMPIHGIEAKLGVKRSRLDIAAFFFGITGTCTMLTFVYFAAAYDWPINIGGKPHFALPDFIPITFELTILFCAFGLVGSYYASTHLFPGRAPRVMDLRATDDRFIIAIDAKENTEHSKIDDLLKQAGALEVKHNERKYVSYE
- the cyoE gene encoding heme o synthase, producing the protein MKHFFSDFSKLIKFRLTFLVVFSASITFLIGQKAQIYRGELDGINWMNWLILVAGGFLVTGAANCFNEIIEKDLDKLMTRTKDRPMPAGRMTTGQGLVLGLIMGMLGTWLLGKLNLETGILSVFSILLYAFAYTPLKRKSPVAVFVGAIPGALPPLLGYLASFGNATHFVPMDYTIAGILFLVQFVWQFPHFWAIAWVLDDDYSKAGFRLLPTTKRDKTSAFITFLSTLILIPVSLLPTFYGFGGYYIGGVSLMASLVFAWLGFKLWVKLDLASARKVMFCSFFYLPLVQLVLLFDFLAK
- a CDS encoding DUF420 domain-containing protein, which gives rise to MTANNNSVEQKYNKWIILLSIVIPVAVAVLFYVKIPNASPLPFLPPIYATINGITAVLLVMAVMAVKKGKRKLHENLMKLAIGCSLLFLVMYIAYHMTTPSTKFGGEGTIKYVYYFVLLTHILLSIVIIPLVLITYVRALAERFDKHKKIAKITFPLWLYVAVTGVVVYLMISPYYNF
- a CDS encoding cytochrome C oxidase subunit IV family protein — protein: MSELHNEHAHNEHAHGEHAGLDKKKIWQVFGILLAITVIEFIIALWAIPGGHMPQHIGNYVYIALTLLKAFYIVAYFMHLKYEKVGLQVSLTVVFIFIFYFIVLMLIEGGYLHLHMPLV
- a CDS encoding c-type cytochrome, with the protein product MLAMNKNKVVLASFCILAGAVMFTACKDKRSTGLEYARNMYDPIALNPDQPVSTTNDYLKSFKGQTAQTPPANTTPVGFDRYDDYPNTKEGYEAAGANLVNPLPATAANLESGKHYFKVFCSPCHGEQGDGQGHLVKIEKFNGVPSYHGDAASSRGGLMKDLTAGKIYHTIEYGLNNMGSHASQLSPEERWKVVMYVQQLQKIQ
- a CDS encoding cytochrome c oxidase subunit II, whose protein sequence is MSLRKFISNKTIAALAVIMTAFANTSAFAQAAAAETAKKPVDMGPVYKSAIFYAMAFLLLCLFIAIIGKALKVYELTRAAQDKPKGINWNAVNGVLFALFLIVGLYGVYWEYTVHGNMILPDAASEHGEKIDQMFNITLILTTIVFIATHILLFGFAYIYKHSGKRKAYYYPHNNTLERVWTIIPALVLTVLVLMGFLTWRSIFYKIEDPNNKPISIEITSSQFAWAIRYPGADGIVGLKNYKLINSINALGIDFKDKNNLDDQSADEMVIPVNKPVRLILTSKDVIHSFYMPHFRVQLNTVPGMTSYFEFTPTITTEEMKAKTNDPTFKYLFLCNKICGDGHYKMQKEVKVVSMAEYEAWVKKQPAYLTDDLRKEFNLPVAAPVTAPADTAAKDTSAVKTNQLALKN